A genomic segment from Perca flavescens isolate YP-PL-M2 chromosome 13, PFLA_1.0, whole genome shotgun sequence encodes:
- the LOC114566815 gene encoding complement C1q tumor necrosis factor-related protein 3: MKISVSFMLLLLLGSVSANEGVENKPGFPQDIYAALREMTASLVQLRADLTLQTQEQVQQKTELENLKKQQLEQTAEQKTEVNNLKTEVNKLNQQQLVQQVAFSASLVVAGETTLGPLPTATTLIYKHVPTNIGNAYNSNTGVFTAPVRGAYNFEWSVGARGDGSHGSGAWLVKNSEKVFVAWERQNQYRGSASNGVTLLLEVGDVVSVRLVANSVVNDNENHLNTFSGHLLFTM, translated from the exons ATGAAGATCTCTGTGAGTTTtatgctgttgctgctgctcggCTCTGTCTCCGCAAATGAAGGGGTTGAAAACAAGCCGGGTTTTCCTCAAGACATCTACGCTGCGCTGAGAGAGATGACCGCCTCGTTGGTTCAATTGAGGGCGGACTTGACGCTGCAGACTCAAG AACAAGTACAGCAGAAGACTGAATTGGAGAATCTGAAGAAACAACAGCTAG AACaaacagcagagcagaagactGAAGTGAACAACCTGAAGACTGAAGTGAACAAGCTTAATCAACAACAGCTAG tccaaCAGGTTGCATTCTCAGCCTCTCTGGTGGTTGCAGGTGAAACAACTTTAGGACCCTTACCCACGGCCACTACCCTGATCTACAAACACGTGCCCACCAACATTGGAAATGCCTACAACTCAAACACAG GTGTGTTCACTGCCCCGGTGAGAGGAGCGTACAACTTTGAGTGGTCGGTCGGTGCACGTGGAGACGGCAGCCACGGTTCAGGGGCCTGGTTGGTCAAGAACTCAGAGAAGGTTTTCGTAGCATGGGAGCGACAGAATCAATATCGTGGGAGTGCTTCTAATGGTGTCACGCTGCTGCTGGAGGTGGGAGACGTCGTGTCTGTGCGTCTGGTGGCTAACTCAGTGGTGAATGACAACGAAAATCACTTGAACACCTTCAGTGGGCATCTGCTGTTCACCATGTAA
- the timd4 gene encoding T-cell immunoglobulin and mucin domain-containing protein 4: protein MAAVSPRHCRTPQTFFIFLFILSAGPLWSVSCFKVAEGGVASLSCQYSVKRFGLSRVCWGRGCGTFWCNNILVQTDEHGVISTVEDRYSLTGDVLDGQMDLDILNVRRTDSGQYCCRVDIDGIFNDKKVIMNLRVVKAPVTSSPPPTTSASTNQPPASTVNWRFLLSSQLELLRKNSTLQRSDTVMVEDSLPSLSLQINVPVLSLSLSVLLILAAVFLFLAFKRGIYRRALKIRCFSSEEPPHIIYEIRMRRPVTENIYTLD from the exons ATGGCCGCCGTCTCACCTCGCCACTGCCGAACGCCTCAGAccttcttcatcttcctcttcatcctgtCAG ctggACCATTGTGGTCTGTCTCCTGTTTTAAGGTGGCGGAGGGGGGCGTGGCCTCCCTGTCCTGCCAGTACTCGGTGAAGCGGTTCGGTCTGAGCCGGGTCTGCTGGGGTCGAGGCTGCGGGACCTTCTGGTGCAACAACATCCTGGTCCAGACGGACGAGCACGGGGTCATCTCCACG GTGGAGGACCGGTACAGTCTGACGGGGGACGTCCTGGACGGACAGATGGACCTGGACATCCTGAACGTGAGGCGGACGGACAGCGGGCAGTACTGCTGCAGGGTCGACATCGACGGCATCTTCAACGACAAGAAGGTGATCATGAACCTGAGAGTGGTCAAAG CTCCGGTCACCAGTTCTCCTCCTCCAACCACATCAGCATCGACCAATCAGCCGCCGGCGTCCACAG TAAACTGGAGATTCCTGCTGTCGTCTCAGCTGGAGCTGCTGAGGAAGAACTCCACCCTGCAGCGCTCTGACACCGTCATG GTGGAGGACTCTCTCCCGTCTCTCTCCCTTCAGATCAATGTTcccgtcctctctctctccctcagcgTCTTGTTGATTTTGGCGGCAGTCTTTCTCTTCCTGGCCTTCAAAC GTGGAATATACAGAAGAGCCTTAAAGATCCGCTG TTTCTCCTCTGAAGAACCTCCTCACATCATCTACGAGATCCGCATGAGAAGACCGGTCACCGAGAACATCTACACTCTGGACTAG